GCCCAAACCCCCATGTACATGGGGTGCAGAGGGTCCCACTAcaccaaaacacccccaaacccccatgtACATGGGGTGCGAGGGGTTCCGTCACCCCCACCTACCCTCCagccccctcaaacccccctgaacccccatgTCCATGAGGTGTGGGGTTCCTGCACCTCAAAGCGCCCCTAAACCCCCATGTTCATGGGGTGCAGAGGGTCGAACCACCTCAATCGCCACCAAACCCCCATGTCCATGGGGTGCGGGCAGTCCCATCACCCCAAGTCCTCCCTCATGCCCCCCAAACCGCCCTCAAACCCCCCGTGTCCGTGGGGTGCAGATGCCCCCACTGCTGTCAGACAACCAGACCCGTGTGTGTGGGGACAAATCCTTTATTCCCAAAGTGCTAAGGCCGCGTTTCGGACACGGGGTCCGTTTTCCCTGTCCAGACGTGTGTGTTCTCCCCATCTTGGAGCAGGGACTGAGGGGGGGGAGAACCCCCTGAGATCCCCCCCATGCGGGACCCCCTGTGTTAAGGCCACTGGAAAGATCGGGGTGGTCCCAGTGGAGGGTAAGGAAGGGCACCCCCCACTCCCATCTGTGGGGACCCTCATGGGGTCTCCCCAAAGGAAAGATGAGTGCAGGGAGATGGGAGTCTCAGGGTGCAGGGACCCCACCTCACACCCCGGCACAGCCAGGAGGTCTCTGagtgggggctgtgggtgcccccGACGCCGTGCCCGGCACCGGGCGCTATAGGAGGGTGCAGTCCAGGTCTGGGCGCTGCCGCTGCCTCCGCTCGCCGGCCGGTCGCCCGCCCGTCTGTGCCCGGCCCTGTGCGCACAAGGATAGGGCAGAAGAGCGTAAGGATCTGCAGGGCCCCCCCTTCATCCCAGGGGAACCCCGACCAGGACCGGGTGGGCAGGAAGCACCCGCAGTCCCGGGAGGGAGCACCCAGTTACCTGCGCTGGCGCGcgtggctgctgctgaagatgATGCTGCTGAtactcctcctgctgcagctggcgAGCGAGCTCCAAGTCGCTGAGCGCCGAGGGgtcctggccctgctgctgctgcagggacagggcgaTCATGTAatcctggggggggggacacaccgAAAGAGAGGGAGGGCTCAGCACCCAAACCCTGCACCATCACCCAGAGCTGGGCCAGGATGCAGGAGGCACCTGCTGCCACCCGTTGTCCCCTACCTGGTCCACTTggctctgctggagctggtggTCCAGGGCGGCCACGGTGGCCCCCTCCTTGCCCTCAGCGTGGCTGAGGTGGAACTCAGTGTCGCAGAAGCAGCTGTCTCCGTCCACATTGTGGAGGCTCTCCCAGACcaccctctcctcctgcaggaAACCCTGGTCTGTCACCAGCAGGTAGAGGTGGCCCTGGGGAGAAGGGACAAGGAACAGCATTTAGAGGGTTGTCCTCTGGCTCCAGGGACAGCAGGAAAGGGCTGGAGCCACACCTTGTGCTTGATCATGGTGCTGAAGTGGTTGTTGCGAAAGAAGACACTGAGCTCGCCCTCCCTGACGGCAGCTGTGAGCTCACACAGCCCGTGGTAGGTCAACTGAGAGGCTGTGGTCTCCAGGAACTGCTCGGCCACCAGTCCTGCGGCAAaagtggggtgggatggagccAGGACATCAATTCCCACCTGGGGACCCCAGGGAGCAGGCggctgagagctggggagcCATTACCTTCGCTCACCAGGCTGGAGTCGCTGGCCTGTTTGCAGGTGATGATCTTCTCCACCAGCTGGTTGTAGCTTAGCTTGCCCACGGCTTGCACCACCTCCAGGCTCTGCAGAAAGAGGAAGCATTGAGGGGCGAGCATGGGGTCCACGGGGATCTGCCCTCCCACCCACGGCAGCCCAGCGCAAGGGCAAGGGACAGAGGGTTCCCTTTGAACCCACCCCAAACAGCTGGACCAATGTTCCATCTTGAGGAAGTCCAAGAAGCCGAGCTGGTGGCTTTCACCATGCGGAAGGACCCATCATGGAAGGGTctgggttgcaagggaccttcAAAGCTAATCCTGTCTTGtcccctgggcagggacacctcccactggatcagagggctcaaagccccatcatagaatcattaaggttgggaaagcTCTCcaaactcatccagtccaaccgtgAGCCCAACCTCATCGTGGGActgaaccctgtccccaagtgccatggccacatggtTTGTGACCCCCTCCAGGCCTggggactcccccactgccctgggcagcctctgccagggctttgcCTCCCTCTCAGTAAAAACATTGTTCCCAAAATCCcatctaaccctcccctggcacagcttgaggccatttcctcttgttctatcccttgtttcttgggagaagatccatccaatctgaccttgaagACTTCCAATGATGGGCACCCATAATActctcttccagtgcctcactagCCCACGGATCATTAGCTTTGCGCCCCTGGACTCACACAAGCCATTGGCCAGGAAGCAGGATAGCTGTGGTCCAGCTCACCTGGGGGTCCACCAGCCAGCCGTGGTAGAGTGGGACGTTGAGGAGGTCGAAGATGATGCACTCGGGCGTGTACTCGAAGTCTGAGACGCCCGTGAAGCGCACGTTAACGTCCAGCCCCGTCGAGAGCTTGGGGAGGACCATCATGGTATCATGGATATTCTAGGTTGGAAAAAGCAGGATGCAGACCCCCAAGTCTTGCTCCCTAAGATGGGGCAGATCAACTTTGGGCGTGGGTGATGTGCAGCCTCACTCCTCACCTGTTGGAAGTTGAGCTGCAGCCCCTCCGACGGCTCCCGGGGTTGGGTGGACAGGATGCAATCCCCTGCAAGGCAGCGCGGTCAGCTCCCGGCATGCCGGTTATCCGCGGCACAGTGCCGTGCCGGCAGCAGGGTGGGAATGGCGGGGTCCTTGGGAGCTCACCCAAATGTGCCATCAGCTCCTCGGCCGTGACCATCTCCTTCTGCGGGGGCAGCTTCACCTGAAAGCACGGAGAGTCTGGGCAGTGGCCCCCAGCCCTATCCCTTTGCCATCTGGGGGGAACAGATCCCAATCCCACCTCGCCAGCCCCCGCCAAATCCCCACCCCTGGAACCCCACTTGCCTTCCACTGCAGGAAGAGGATGTTCATGATGGCCAGGAGTGGGCAGGGCCCGTTCGCGCTCTGCATGATGACCGGCGTCCGCTCGCCTTTCCAGGTGATCCACTTCACGCAATAAAAGTCCTCCCCCACTTCCCGACTGGAGGTtgaggtctgggggggctcagccTGTAACCCCACCACCcctgcacctgggctgggggTGAGGGTGCCCAGCAGGGACCCCCCACCCTCCGCAGGCTGCTTCTCCCCAGCATCATCAGAGGGGAGATGTGGGGCGCAGCCCGGCTGCCCTACGCCAGGGCTGGAAGGTAAGTCCTGCTCCCCGGAATACGGCACAGTGGCTCCCAGGGCCACTGCCGGGCTCTCCCGGCCATCAGCCGGCATTCCTGCCCCCTccactgggagctggggggtCTCTCCATCACTGGAAGGATCTGGCAGCTTGGGGGTCCTCTCATCGCTGGAAGGATCTGGGAGCTTGGGGGTCCTCTCATCGCTGGAAGGATCTGGCAGCTTGGGGGTCCCCTCATCGCTGGAAGGATCTGGGAGCTTGGGGGTCCCCTCATCGCTGGAAGGATCTGGGAGCTTGGGGGTCTCCTCATCGCTGGAAGGATCTGGGAGCTTGTGGGTCCCCTCATCGCTGGAAGGATCTGGGAGCTTGGGGGTCCTCTCATCGCTGGAAGGATCTGGGAGCTTGGGGGTCCCCTCATCGCTGGAAGGATCTGGGAACTTGGGGGTCCTCTCATCGCTGGAAGGATCTGGGAGCTTGGGGGTCCTCTCATCGCTGGAAGAATCTGGGAGCTTGGGGGTTCCCTCATTGCTGGAAGGATTCAGGAGCTGGAGGGTCCCTTCATCACTGGAAGCATCTGGGAGCTGAGGGGTCCCTTCGTCGCTGGAAGGATTTGGGAGCTGAGGGGTCCCTTCATCGCTGGAAGGGACCAGAAGCTGAGGGGTTCCTTCGTCGCTGGAAGGATTTGGGAGCTGAGGTGTCGCTTCATCGCTGGATGGAGCTGGTTCCATCCCTCCGTGCTCCAGTGGCTGCTCCATCAGAGTAGGTGCCCGCAGGCCCCTCACCGTGGCGTCCTGCCTCCAGCGGGTGCAGGTCAGGCTCCTAGGAACGATCCACGTCCATCCAGGAACAGCCCCATCCCAAACCACTTCCTTTGAAGGCAAAAATCGGgcattttgagaaaaaatactGACATTAACCCAATATAAGTAGCAAGTACAGCTCTTTTAGCTGTGATTTTTATTCCCGCATCCCTTTATTCCCATcatttaaacactgaaaatccaACACCAGCTGCTCATGCCTCAATATCAGCactaaaaaaacctgaatgCCACGGACATGTGCGGAATTtatctgcatttgttttgtacggaaagaggggaaaaagcccAAACCCACCTGGGAAGAACAGAGGGGTCGGATGGAGTCAAAGGAGCTGAGAGGAGAGCTTGGAGGCCTGAGCTTTCCAGGGGCTTTTCCGGCAAACTCAGCCTGGCGAGGACACTCCTGCGGGAAGATTgggaaaaatcagttttgaaatagTCGAGAAAATTGGAAAATACGGATTGGAAAAAGTTGAGAGAATCAGaaagtctgctttttaaagaatcaAGAGAATTGGCGAGTTTAGCTTTTCAATATTCAAGTTTGGAAAATTTGGCTTTTAAATACTCAAGGAATGTGGAAAATTTGGTTGTGAAACATTCAAGGAATTCAGAaaatttggcttttaaaaagcCAAGGAATTTGGAAAGTTTGGCTTTGAAATGCCGAGTGCAGGTTGGAGCgttgctgctcctgctccaaaCTGGTTttctccccagtcctcccagttcccccctccAGTAACGGGGAACTGGAGCGCCCGCAGCCCCCAAGGAGCCGGGAATTGGAGAGGGATGCAGGTGCCAAACGGtgctggaaaggaaagggagggaggaaattggggggaaaaaaagaggttttgggGAACATGGTGAAAGCCTGGGAGAAAATGAAGGGGGTTGGCGCCCTCTGAGCATTCCCAACTTTTTCTGGCCAGAGCAGCGGGGTCTTGGGGATAAAAAAGGAGGGGATGGTGCCCGGGGTACCTGTCTGTTAttctgaataaagaaataaatcagcAGCGCTGAgataaattaggaaaaaaaatgagtaaataaatatgagagaaaaaaatggatacGGTGGTAAATAAATGGgttgggaaggaaagaaagggataTTCTCAACTGATCAATAAATAGAGAGATGGGTGAATGCTCCTAACAGGTAAAGccatataaatatataacaaTAGATTAATATATtagatattaaatatatatttatacaaatatagaaaaaattctttataaagaaataaatagcatggaaataagaaaataaatatttttgctaggTGACCAACTCTCTGAGCGTTAACTAAAATAATAACCTTCTTGACAGACAGAATCATGGACTGGATGGGTCAGAAGggactcaaagcccatccagtttcaatccctggaacatctcccaccagatcaggggctccaaagcccatccaacctggcctggaacccctccagggatggggcagccaccactgctctgggcaacctgggcctccccaccctcacagcaaaacatttctccccaagatctcgTCTCAGTCTCCCCTattgcagctcaaaactgtccccttgtcctctccctgtgctccctgctcAAGATAGGGAAGTGgatagagaaagaaatattccagagaactaaataactaaatattatctataaataattgaaataaaatagagtaaaatgcaataaaaaataaaatgaaataaaatgaaataaaataaaataaaataaaataaaataaaataaaataaaataaaataaaataaaataaaacaaaacaaaacaaaacaatctccTTCTAAAGGCTCCTAGAGGCCATGGGGTACCTTTGAAGGAGAGGACACTGCCCCCCAGCCCACTGTCGTGCTGGACCCTCGCCGGCTGCTCCCGCCCCAGCACCCACACCAGTGTCCGGATGAGGTGCCGGGAAGCCGGACAAACCGGCCGGGGCGGCAAAAGCCGTGGGTGTCGGGGTGCGGCTGGCGCCGCGAGGTTTccggctgctgctctgcctcagtttccccaccagGATTGGGTTCACCTGGACCCCCACTTGCTCTGCTGCCACCAAACACCCCCAAAGCACCCTAAAAcgccccaaaatgccccaaacacTACAAAATACCTCAAAAGACCCCCAAATGCTCCTGAAggccccaaacaccccaaaccaCCTCAAAATGCTCCAAACGCCCCAAAATGCCGCCAGATGCCCCTAAAGACCTCAAACACACCAAAACTCACCCAAAACTCTCCCAAACGCCCCTTAAAGACTTCAAACACCCCAAAATGTCCCTAAAGGCCCCAAACCATCTCCAAATACCTCCAAACGCCCCAAACGCCCCCAAGTGCCCCTAAAGGCCCCGAACTACCCCAAAACTCTGCCAAATGCCCCATAGAGACCTCAAacaccccaaaccaccccaaaatgCCCACAAATGCCCCAAATACCTCAAAATGCCCCCAAATGCTCCTAAGGGCCCCAAAacaccccacagctcccccaaaaggccccaaaccaccccacagctgccccaaaTGCCCCTCAAGgccccaaaccaccccacaacacccccaaatgcccctcaaggccccaaaccaccccacaGCCGCCCCTCAAGgccccaaaccaccccacagctgccccaaaaggccccaaaccaccccacaACTCCCCAAACGCCCCTCAAGGCCTCAGACtaccccacagctgccccaaaTGCCCCTCGAGgccccaaaccaccccacagctgccccaaaTGCCCCCCAAGGCCTCAAAccaccccacagctgccccaaaTGCCCCTCAAGGCCTCAAAccaccccacagctgccccaaaCGCCCCTAAAGGCTTCAGAccaccccacagctgccccaaaAGGCCTCAAACCACCCCACAGTTGCCCCAAATGCCCCTCAAGgccccaaaccaccccacagctgccccaaagggccccaaaccaccccacagctgccccaaaTGCCCCTAAAGGCCTCAAACaaccccacagctgccccaaaGACCCCCTCAAGGCCCCAAACCACCACACAGCTGCCCCAAATGCCCCTCAAGgccccaaaccaccccacagctcccccaAATGCCCCTCAAGGCCCCAAAGCACCCCAAATGCCCCAATTTCCCCCCATGGCTCCCACGGCCCCGGTGTCACCCTCGGCGCACACCCACTGTGTCGGTGACACCGGGACAGTGTCACCCAGCGTGGGgttcccccccagcaccccaacccGGCCGGACCCCGTGGCCGCTTCGCTGCTGTCAGGGCCCACTCACACCTTCTTtaccttctgtttccttcttttccctccttttgcgtttttattcctttttccttctttattccttcttttcctcttctctattcctccttttccttctttactccttattttcccttctttctttttcttctttat
This window of the Cuculus canorus isolate bCucCan1 chromosome 28, bCucCan1.pri, whole genome shotgun sequence genome carries:
- the MINDY1 gene encoding ubiquitin carboxyl-terminal hydrolase MINDY-1 isoform X2, whose translation is MEQPLEHGGMEPAPSSDEATPQLPNPSSDEGTPQLLVPSSDEGTPQLPNPSSDEGTPQLPDASSDEGTLQLLNPSSNEGTPKLPDSSSDERTPKLPDPSSDERTPKFPDPSSDEGTPKLPDPSSDERTPKLPDPSSDEGTHKLPDPSSDEETPKLPDPSSDEGTPKLPDPSSDEGTPKLPDPSSDERTPKLPDPSSDERTPKLPDPSSDGETPQLPVEGAGMPADGRESPAVALGATVPYSGEQDLPSSPGVGQPGCAPHLPSDDAGEKQPAEGGGSLLGTLTPSPGAGVVGLQAEPPQTSTSSREVGEDFYCVKWITWKGERTPVIMQSANGPCPLLAIMNILFLQWKVKLPPQKEMVTAEELMAHLGDCILSTQPREPSEGLQLNFQQNIHDTMMVLPKLSTGLDVNVRFTGVSDFEYTPECIIFDLLNVPLYHGWLVDPQSLEVVQAVGKLSYNQLVEKIITCKQASDSSLVSEGLVAEQFLETTASQLTYHGLCELTAAVREGELSVFFRNNHFSTMIKHKGHLYLLVTDQGFLQEERVVWESLHNVDGDSCFCDTEFHLSHAEGKEGATVAALDHQLQQSQVDQQQQGQDPSALSDLELARQLQQEEYQQHHLQQQPRAPAQGRAQTGGRPAGERRQRQRPDLDCTLL
- the MINDY1 gene encoding ubiquitin carboxyl-terminal hydrolase MINDY-1 isoform X1; this encodes MEQPLEHGGMEPAPSSDEATPQLPNPSSDEGTPQLLVPSSDEGTPQLPNPSSDEGTPQLPDASSDEGTLQLLNPSSNEGTPKLPDSSSDERTPKLPDPSSDERTPKFPDPSSDEGTPKLPDPSSDERTPKLPDPSSDEGTHKLPDPSSDEETPKLPDPSSDEGTPKLPDPSSDEGTPKLPDPSSDERTPKLPDPSSDERTPKLPDPSSDGETPQLPVEGAGMPADGRESPAVALGATVPYSGEQDLPSSPGVGQPGCAPHLPSDDAGEKQPAEGGGSLLGTLTPSPGAGVVGLQAEPPQTSTSSREVGEDFYCVKWITWKGERTPVIMQSANGPCPLLAIMNILFLQWKVKLPPQKEMVTAEELMAHLGDCILSTQPREPSEGLQLNFQQNIHDTMMVLPKLSTGLDVNVRFTGVSDFEYTPECIIFDLLNVPLYHGWLVDPQSLEVVQAVGKLSYNQLVEKIITCKQASDSSLVSEGLVAEQFLETTASQLTYHGLCELTAAVREGELSVFFRNNHFSTMIKHKGHLYLLVTDQGFLQEERVVWESLHNVDGDSCFCDTEFHLSHAEGKEGATVAALDHQLQQSQVDQDYMIALSLQQQQGQDPSALSDLELARQLQQEEYQQHHLQQQPRAPAQGRAQTGGRPAGERRQRQRPDLDCTLL